In Chitinophaga nivalis, a single genomic region encodes these proteins:
- a CDS encoding outer membrane beta-barrel family protein encodes MKKSYAVLAGIFLWQLHTYAQAPETGKTRTPQPTQDRPNRPVMPMPGRLYGKLLDAQTGKPVPYASVTLLKQRDSSLVTGMLTKANGDFSLEGLAFGTYIMRINFMGYNSVQKKVTITGQSIEQDLGNIKLQQNVKLLQGVEVTGQKSAFTMGIDKKIFNVDRNLTSAGGTATDVLKSVPSVNVDLDGNVTVRNAAPTIFVDGKPSTLTLDQIPADAIESVELVTNPSAKYDAEGMSGILNIVLKKNRKAGFNGVVQAGIGNNNKYNGGGNISIRQGKFNVFANYNINANQSWGEGTTNRSNFGGKGADTSYLLQQSNSESKPLFQFGRFGVDYTIDNRNTISLSQNIVAGDFKNTEDLLSTFSNKAHRITRLSDRATTNDFNFRNYTTQLGFRHTFAKPEREWTADINYNTTNSGRDGSYVTQAKNAAGQALGQSLLQQNTSAGSTTFVTVQTDYTTPIGKKGKLETGVKTTLRRFSSSYDVYDKDTLSNHFIYNNQLSNNYKYNEEIYAGYANFANTMGNFGYQAGLRIEQYVYAGEIPGKATYKPTKATPGFFPSLFLSQKLKKDQELQLNYSRRVNRPNFFQLIPYRDYSDPQNQREGNPNLKPEYTNSLEFSYVKNWKTSNLLASVYFRNTNNMISTISTPIGADTLLTQFINANRSNSYGAELTMKNQVLKGWDLTTNVNLYQTDMKVNANGETFDNNGFSWMAKIISETKLPAGFTLQVNATYQAPTIALPASGGGRGPGGGGFMMIPTSAQGTIKGFSTVDMAVRKDFGKKKATSLTLSLSDVFNTREYELNQATPAFAQDYVRKRESRIVKLNFSYRFGKFDTALFKKKKASGGNDQPMGDPMQSF; translated from the coding sequence ATGAAAAAAAGCTACGCAGTGCTGGCTGGCATCTTTCTATGGCAGCTACACACTTATGCACAGGCGCCCGAAACAGGAAAAACGCGGACACCACAACCCACCCAAGACCGACCAAACCGACCTGTCATGCCCATGCCAGGACGCTTATATGGGAAATTACTGGATGCACAAACCGGGAAACCTGTTCCCTATGCATCCGTTACATTATTGAAACAGCGCGACTCTTCCCTGGTTACCGGCATGCTCACAAAAGCCAACGGTGATTTCAGCCTGGAAGGACTGGCCTTTGGCACGTATATCATGCGTATCAACTTCATGGGCTATAACAGCGTACAGAAGAAAGTCACCATCACAGGTCAAAGCATAGAGCAGGACCTGGGCAACATCAAATTGCAGCAAAATGTAAAACTGTTGCAAGGCGTGGAAGTAACCGGGCAAAAAAGTGCGTTCACCATGGGTATCGATAAAAAGATATTCAATGTAGACAGAAACCTCACCAGTGCAGGTGGTACCGCTACCGATGTACTGAAAAGTGTACCTTCTGTCAACGTAGACCTGGATGGCAATGTGACTGTACGCAACGCCGCGCCTACCATTTTTGTAGATGGTAAACCCTCTACCCTCACCCTGGATCAGATTCCGGCCGATGCTATTGAAAGCGTGGAGCTGGTCACCAATCCCTCTGCGAAATACGATGCAGAAGGGATGTCTGGTATTCTGAACATTGTGTTGAAGAAAAACAGGAAGGCCGGTTTCAACGGCGTTGTACAGGCAGGTATTGGTAACAACAACAAATACAATGGCGGCGGTAATATCAGCATTCGTCAGGGTAAGTTCAATGTATTTGCCAACTATAACATCAATGCCAACCAAAGCTGGGGCGAAGGTACTACCAACCGCAGCAACTTCGGTGGTAAAGGAGCAGATACCAGCTACCTGCTGCAGCAAAGCAACAGCGAAAGCAAGCCCCTGTTCCAGTTTGGCCGCTTTGGTGTAGACTATACCATCGATAACCGCAATACGATCTCCTTATCACAGAACATTGTGGCGGGCGACTTCAAAAATACCGAAGACCTGCTCAGCACTTTTTCCAACAAGGCTCATCGTATCACCAGACTAAGTGACCGTGCCACAACGAATGATTTCAACTTCCGTAACTATACCACCCAGCTGGGTTTCCGGCATACTTTCGCCAAACCGGAGCGGGAATGGACGGCAGATATCAACTACAACACCACCAACAGCGGTCGTGACGGATCTTACGTTACACAGGCGAAAAATGCCGCCGGACAAGCACTCGGGCAATCCCTGCTGCAGCAGAACACTTCCGCCGGCAGCACCACTTTTGTGACTGTGCAAACAGATTACACCACGCCCATCGGTAAAAAAGGGAAGCTCGAAACCGGTGTCAAAACCACGTTACGCCGCTTCAGCAGCTCGTATGATGTGTATGATAAAGACACCCTGAGCAACCATTTTATCTACAACAACCAGCTTTCCAACAACTATAAATACAACGAGGAAATCTATGCCGGTTATGCCAACTTCGCCAATACCATGGGGAACTTCGGGTACCAGGCAGGATTACGTATAGAGCAATATGTGTATGCCGGCGAAATTCCGGGCAAAGCTACCTATAAGCCTACAAAGGCTACCCCGGGCTTCTTTCCCAGCTTGTTTTTATCACAAAAGCTGAAAAAAGACCAGGAACTGCAATTGAACTATTCCCGTCGGGTAAACCGGCCCAACTTCTTTCAGCTGATTCCTTACCGCGACTACAGCGATCCGCAAAACCAACGCGAAGGGAATCCCAACCTGAAACCGGAATATACCAACAGCCTGGAGTTTTCCTATGTAAAAAACTGGAAGACCAGCAATCTCCTCGCCAGCGTTTATTTCCGCAATACCAATAACATGATCTCCACCATCAGTACACCGATTGGTGCAGACACATTGCTCACCCAGTTCATCAATGCCAACAGGAGCAACTCCTATGGCGCCGAACTGACGATGAAAAACCAGGTACTGAAAGGCTGGGATCTCACCACCAATGTGAACCTCTATCAGACAGATATGAAGGTAAACGCAAACGGAGAAACCTTCGACAACAATGGTTTCAGCTGGATGGCCAAAATCATTTCCGAAACCAAACTGCCCGCCGGCTTTACCTTACAGGTGAATGCCACTTACCAGGCGCCTACTATCGCCCTGCCGGCTTCCGGTGGCGGACGTGGTCCGGGCGGCGGTGGATTTATGATGATCCCTACTTCTGCGCAGGGCACCATCAAAGGATTCAGCACGGTGGATATGGCTGTCAGAAAAGATTTCGGGAAGAAAAAAGCCACCTCGCTCACCCTCAGCCTCTCCGATGTATTCAATACCCGGGAGTATGAGCTGAACCAGGCTACCCCGGCTTTCGCCCAGGACTATGTGCGTAAGCGGGAGTCCAGGATTGTAAAACTGAATTTCAGTTACCGCTTTGGTAAATTTGATACCGCCCTTTTCAAAAAGAAAAAAGCATCAGGCGGCAACGACCAGCCCATGGGCGATCCCATGCAAAGCTTTTAA
- a CDS encoding DUF445 domain-containing protein, with product MSYIIPIIAAIIGWLINSLAIKLLFHPRRPVNLGLFTLQGLFPKRQQALAARIGALVGQQLFSFQEVKTKLTDPDKIKNIIPVVETHLDSFLRERLPKAMPVLSMFIGDSIVQQIKTHLVAEMDTLFPVMIGQYLDNVEQDLDLEKIVTQKIAGISAEKMESLTQELLSATLQHFKWLGAVTGFLIGLITLLLHHLL from the coding sequence ATGAGCTATATCATTCCCATTATTGCCGCTATCATCGGCTGGCTGATCAACAGCCTGGCGATTAAATTACTGTTTCATCCCCGGCGGCCGGTTAACCTGGGCCTTTTCACCCTGCAGGGATTATTTCCCAAAAGACAACAGGCACTGGCAGCCCGCATCGGGGCACTGGTAGGCCAGCAACTATTTTCCTTCCAGGAAGTGAAAACCAAACTGACTGACCCCGATAAAATAAAGAATATCATCCCTGTCGTAGAAACCCACCTGGACAGCTTCCTGCGGGAACGCCTGCCGAAAGCCATGCCAGTGTTGTCCATGTTCATCGGCGACAGCATTGTACAACAGATCAAAACACACCTGGTAGCGGAAATGGATACCCTGTTTCCGGTAATGATCGGTCAATACCTGGATAACGTAGAACAGGACCTCGATCTGGAAAAAATAGTAACACAGAAAATAGCGGGTATCTCTGCTGAAAAAATGGAATCCCTCACGCAGGAACTGCTGTCGGCTACCCTCCAACACTTTAAGTGGCTGGGCGCTGTCACCGGCTTCCTGATTGGCCTGATTACACTGCTGCTGCATCACCTGCTATAA
- a CDS encoding lipase family protein codes for MGSRISLICFLFLVSLAKNSFAQHLTPHFDPVEYGELLKLADRFGDTPWTKVKSEPPRDARLVYRSPEVGLVNRWDLWLRNKEVAIIVIRGTNGTATSWMENFYAGMIPAQGMLQLNDSTRFNYKLSADDRAYVHAGWMVGLAALAPDILRQVHDCYRQGIHEFIIFGHSQGGAIAFLLRSYLQYLDQLPKDIVWKTYCSAAPKPGNLYYAYDFDYITRDGWGLRVINPRDWVPETPFSIQTTRDFNTVNPFTDISGALKKQQWFLRQALRYTYGRLDRPAKRASRRMQRILGKMVYTRVRKVLPEYQRPDFVNSHNYTPAGTPVILYPVKGYDEKFPFDGKNIFIHHMLEPYRWSMEQIYPAAKDH; via the coding sequence ATGGGTAGCCGTATTTCACTGATTTGTTTTCTATTTTTAGTATCTCTTGCAAAAAATTCTTTTGCACAACATTTAACGCCGCATTTTGATCCGGTTGAATATGGAGAATTGCTGAAACTGGCCGACCGGTTTGGAGATACCCCGTGGACGAAGGTCAAGTCGGAGCCGCCGCGCGATGCCAGGCTGGTTTATCGTTCACCGGAGGTAGGTCTCGTGAATCGCTGGGACTTGTGGTTACGTAACAAAGAGGTAGCCATTATTGTGATACGGGGTACCAATGGTACCGCTACATCCTGGATGGAGAATTTCTATGCCGGCATGATACCGGCGCAGGGTATGCTGCAACTGAACGACAGCACCCGGTTTAATTACAAGCTATCGGCAGACGACCGGGCCTATGTACATGCGGGCTGGATGGTAGGACTGGCGGCTCTCGCCCCGGATATCCTGCGTCAGGTGCATGATTGCTACCGGCAAGGCATACACGAATTTATTATTTTCGGCCATAGCCAGGGTGGTGCGATTGCTTTTTTACTACGCTCCTATCTGCAATACCTCGATCAGCTGCCCAAAGACATTGTGTGGAAAACCTATTGCAGTGCGGCGCCTAAACCGGGCAATCTGTACTACGCCTACGATTTCGATTACATTACCCGGGATGGATGGGGCCTGCGTGTGATTAATCCACGGGACTGGGTGCCGGAAACACCTTTCTCTATACAAACCACCCGCGATTTTAATACTGTGAATCCATTTACCGATATATCCGGTGCACTGAAAAAACAGCAATGGTTCCTGCGGCAGGCGCTCCGCTACACCTATGGCAGATTAGACCGGCCGGCCAAAAGAGCGAGCCGGCGTATGCAGCGGATACTGGGAAAGATGGTGTACACACGGGTACGCAAAGTACTACCGGAGTACCAGCGGCCTGATTTTGTGAACAGTCACAATTACACACCAGCCGGTACGCCGGTTATTTTATATCCTGTTAAAGGCTACGATGAAAAATTTCCGTTTGATGGAAAAAATATCTTCATCCACCATATGCTGGAACCTTACCGCTGGTCGATGGAACAAATCTATCCGGCAGCAAAAGATCATTAA
- the aspA gene encoding aspartate ammonia-lyase, which translates to MSKRIEHDFLGEKEIPHDVYYGIQTLRALENFHITGIPLMVEPIFVQSLGYVKKAAAMANRDLGVLDKDIAAYIIKACDRVIAGEFNNQFLSDLIQGGAGTSVNMNANEVIANVALEMMGKEKGQYDFCHPNNHVNCSQSTNDAYPTAFRIALINKLTGYSNTLGDLANAFGEKGIEFRNVLKMGRTQLQDAVPMSLGDEFKAFATNLNEELSRIEDSKRLISEINMGATAIGTSVNAPKGYADLVTQYLREVTGLELVLAGDLIEATYDTGAYVQLSGVLKRTAVKVSKICNDLRLLSSGPRTGLNEINLPPMQPGSSIMPGKVNPVIPEVVNQTAFYVIGADLTVTMAAEAGQLQLNVMEPVISFALFTAITYMTNACRTLREKCVLGITANAERTRDMVMNSIGIVTQLNPVIGYEKCSAIAREALETGKSVHDIVVKEQQLITQEKWDEIFTFDNLIRPQFIQ; encoded by the coding sequence ATGTCAAAGAGAATTGAGCATGACTTCCTGGGTGAGAAAGAAATACCACATGATGTATACTATGGCATTCAGACACTGCGTGCCCTGGAAAACTTTCATATTACAGGGATTCCCCTGATGGTAGAACCGATTTTTGTGCAAAGCCTGGGATATGTGAAGAAAGCTGCTGCGATGGCTAACCGTGACTTAGGCGTGCTCGACAAAGATATTGCTGCTTACATTATCAAAGCCTGTGATCGGGTGATCGCCGGTGAATTCAATAACCAGTTTCTCAGCGACCTGATTCAGGGCGGCGCCGGTACTTCGGTAAACATGAACGCCAATGAAGTGATTGCCAATGTGGCCCTGGAAATGATGGGCAAGGAAAAAGGACAGTATGATTTCTGTCATCCCAATAACCATGTGAACTGCTCCCAGTCTACCAACGATGCGTATCCAACGGCTTTCCGCATTGCGCTGATCAATAAACTGACTGGTTACAGCAACACATTGGGCGACCTGGCCAATGCCTTCGGAGAAAAAGGAATAGAGTTCCGGAATGTCCTGAAGATGGGCCGTACCCAGTTGCAGGATGCCGTGCCGATGAGCCTGGGCGACGAGTTTAAGGCATTTGCCACCAACCTGAATGAAGAACTCTCCCGCATCGAAGACAGCAAACGCCTCATCTCTGAAATCAATATGGGCGCTACCGCCATCGGTACCAGCGTAAATGCGCCTAAAGGATATGCAGACCTGGTGACGCAATATTTAAGAGAAGTAACGGGCCTGGAACTGGTGCTGGCAGGCGATCTGATAGAAGCTACCTACGATACCGGTGCGTATGTGCAATTGTCTGGTGTGCTGAAACGTACTGCGGTAAAGGTATCCAAGATCTGTAATGACCTGCGCCTGTTATCCTCCGGACCACGGACAGGGCTGAACGAAATTAACCTGCCGCCTATGCAGCCAGGATCTTCTATCATGCCAGGTAAAGTGAATCCCGTGATTCCGGAAGTGGTGAACCAAACTGCGTTCTACGTGATTGGCGCAGACCTCACCGTTACCATGGCTGCAGAAGCCGGACAGCTACAGCTGAATGTGATGGAGCCGGTGATCTCTTTTGCGCTGTTTACCGCCATTACCTATATGACCAATGCCTGTCGTACCCTGCGGGAGAAATGTGTATTGGGCATTACCGCCAATGCCGAACGTACCCGCGATATGGTGATGAACAGTATTGGTATTGTGACGCAGCTCAACCCGGTGATCGGTTATGAAAAATGTTCTGCCATTGCCCGCG